The following proteins are encoded in a genomic region of Burkholderia gladioli:
- a CDS encoding N-acyl amino acid synthase FeeM domain-containing protein: MPEDESTVVEALAPAWAPPGLAPSDAFPQFTVRTLDRDDPQSMHEVGGLWQRVYGAERGLLEVEDDVHAVEDDYHASGDYLAVFVRQHAGAAEIMIATVRVVGDSRVGLPIERFFPLGPLKRYTQLVEPQRLIVDPAWRRRRFDSAPYGLSGLLFKAVVKRYLVGGFNTTLVIDAFSDSRESPLHAFLQMGAQRLGASFHDSELASETPSVALLCSLLDITTQALRADKSRFARYLLKRGQGD; this comes from the coding sequence ATGCCGGAAGATGAATCGACCGTCGTGGAAGCGCTTGCGCCAGCCTGGGCCCCCCCCGGGCTGGCGCCATCCGATGCCTTCCCGCAGTTCACGGTACGCACGCTGGATCGCGACGATCCGCAGTCGATGCACGAAGTGGGTGGTTTGTGGCAACGCGTCTACGGCGCCGAGCGCGGCTTGCTCGAGGTCGAGGACGACGTGCATGCCGTGGAGGACGACTATCACGCCAGCGGCGACTATCTGGCGGTGTTCGTCCGGCAGCACGCCGGCGCGGCGGAAATCATGATCGCGACGGTGCGCGTGGTGGGCGATTCGCGCGTCGGCCTGCCGATCGAGCGGTTCTTCCCGCTCGGCCCGCTCAAGCGCTATACGCAACTGGTCGAGCCGCAGCGGCTGATCGTCGATCCCGCCTGGCGCCGGCGTCGTTTCGACAGCGCGCCGTATGGCCTGTCGGGACTGTTGTTCAAGGCCGTGGTCAAGCGCTACCTGGTCGGCGGCTTCAACACCACGCTGGTCATCGACGCCTTTTCCGACAGTCGCGAAAGCCCCCTGCACGCCTTCCTGCAGATGGGCGCCCAGCGGCTCGGCGCATCGTTTCACGACAGCGAGCTTGCCAGCGAGACGCCCAGCGTGGCGCTGCTCTGCTCGCTGCTCGACATCACCACCCAGGCGCTGCGTGCCGACAAGTCACGCTTTGCCCGCTACCTGCTCAAGCGCGGCCAAGGAGATTGA
- a CDS encoding iron-containing redox enzyme family protein, giving the protein MSVDYKAVRQAANRAIEEFAGNRVFSALDAGKWSVTDYQHLLLTLFYQIYQGSMSFAAAAANCPTRLTELREYLVAHAHEEIPHYKWILDDLYSTGYQGPDPKTLLPQPSAMAYVAFNVHNALHMPGTRLASSIVLEGIGQRYGAWFGKLVLEKTPLKHENLSFFFSHGETDKEHVVELWDIIDRSPLNEEEVRWMAHASYVAGTFYKRMWDDSLHYVEYR; this is encoded by the coding sequence GTGTCAGTCGATTACAAGGCGGTTCGTCAGGCGGCGAACCGGGCGATCGAGGAATTCGCCGGCAACCGTGTGTTCAGCGCGCTCGACGCGGGCAAGTGGAGCGTGACCGATTACCAGCACCTGCTGCTGACGTTGTTCTACCAGATCTACCAGGGCTCGATGTCGTTCGCGGCGGCCGCCGCCAATTGCCCGACGCGCCTGACCGAACTGCGCGAATACCTGGTGGCGCATGCGCACGAGGAAATCCCGCACTACAAGTGGATCCTCGACGATCTCTATTCCACCGGCTACCAGGGCCCGGATCCGAAGACGCTGCTGCCGCAACCCTCGGCGATGGCCTACGTGGCCTTCAACGTGCACAACGCGCTGCATATGCCGGGCACGCGCCTGGCCAGCTCGATCGTGCTGGAAGGGATCGGCCAGCGCTACGGCGCCTGGTTCGGCAAGCTGGTGCTGGAAAAGACGCCGCTCAAGCACGAGAACCTGAGCTTCTTCTTCTCGCACGGCGAGACCGACAAGGAACACGTGGTCGAGCTGTGGGACATCATCGATCGTTCGCCGCTCAACGAGGAGGAAGTGCGCTGGATGGCACATGCCTCCTACGTGGCGGGAACCTTCTACAAGCGCATGTGGGACGACTCGCTCCACTACGTCGAATACCGCTGA